The stretch of DNA TATTCCAgagtgaatttttttaatttaaatttatttaaatattgtaaaaaaataattatgaatattaaaataaataattttgaggTAGATGGAGAGGGACAATGGTAGAGCGGAGCCAACAACGTTTGTGTCGCTAACAAAGCTTTATGTCTCACTGTATAAACACCGCGTAGATTTCATAAAAGATTACctatcttttctttctctttcatcTCATGATTTTGTGGTACAAGACAAATAGAATAATTATGGGGCTTTGATTCTAAATATTAGGTTGTTTGATCCATTTGGAGTTTAACTCAATTATAgggttttattaaaaaattcaccCCCCAAAGtcttattaaaaaaagtaaaatacatCCAAAGTCACTAGACTGTTAATAAATTTATACTTTggtcatttaactttaaaaagctGCAAACTGGTTGTTGGACTATTAAAATCGATGTTGTATGCTGGCATTCTCTGTTCATACCGTCTGTACCAATCAAAAGCTCTCATTCCCCTtcttatacaatttaaattttcttttttcatgaaacaactttaaacgtCATGAATCTACAAACCAAAATCAAACAACTTTCTGCTTTGATCTACAACACTAAGTGTCAGATCGACTTGGGTCTaatgtatgttcttctactcatggATGAGTGTTGATCTACTATATTGATTGGAAAACTTAATAATTcagtgaccattttataattttttgaagttaagtgatcaaaacgtaaacttactgcTAGTTTAGTGACCTTAAGGGTAGTTTACCTAATCATTTAAAAGATAGgatttgtattttatatttttcaaaatcatttaGGGTTGAATTATTTATATGGAATCTTAAAATATCCTTTCCTTTATTGATTGAAAGAGGGGAAATTGGGGGAGTGAATGAGAAAGCAAGGTCATGATTGATGAAAACAAGACAAAAACACAAGAAGAGGAGAAGGAAGCAAAAATGGTTTGGCTTTTATTAATGGCATAACCATATCACATGATCCCTTAGTTAGGGGGGCTATACAAATTTCAAATCAATATCCAATGCatgtaactttgaaaatcttAGCTTCGACAGTCAAATTTTGACTATggctttttcttctttatttatgCCTCAGCTACAACTCTTGTCATTTTGTTGGTGAACATTTCTGCTATAATTTGGATACTCAACTAATCATTTGATTCTGGGATTCTTAATTCTCGGAATTCTAAGGAAATTTGAGAaattctgtttttctttttttaatttcgatgaatttaattattaatcgtTCAGAAAAAatgaaagtgtttttttttaagattaaaaaaaGTGCTTTTTATTTAATAGGAATGTTCAATTATGTCTGGATAGTGATttgtgtattttattttatatgtcatGTTAATGAATAATTTATCAAGTGGTcgaatatttatttaattttttttaaaagttgaaggataaaatttagttaaaaaaggatttaattaacaaaagtataaatattaagagcaatattcataaatatgttattaaaataataattcaaatatataaaaaaataaacaataaatgaaATACCCTAACTAGGGAGTGGGAATGAATGGCTTGATCTGTAGTGTTGCTGTCAAAGAAGGAAATGACCTTAGTCCATGGGCGTAGAATGCTGAAACACCTTGAAAACAATGAAGCCCAACCACCaatctttttgaattttgatttgaaaacagGATTTGACCATCCGTGTCCCTGTGCTTTCCGCCACTCGCCGACCCACCTCCATGCATTCTTCACCCCCACTTTATATTATTACACCATGAATGATGCTATATTATAATCCAATCCACTAGGGTTTGTTTGGAAAGACAAGTCCCCCACTCAACCATTTCTATTAAAATCACATTTTAGTCTTTTTAGAATTGGAATGCAAGAATAATGTTTCATAGAAGAAAGAGCTATAATTGCAATCTCTAGAAAGTATAATCTCTCCATTTATAGGAAAGTATACAAAGTTTCCTTTTAGAAAGGGAACATAATAATAAGTATACACCCATTTGATATACTCAAATTACATCATGAAAATTCCTCACTGTACACCAAGCAAACTCACAAAAGAAAGATCAGAAAACCAACACCAATAATAAGGccaaatattttatgttttttcatGAAGTAATAATTCAGTAGCAGCAAATTGGACATCGAATGAGTCCATTTTCATTACAATCAGGACATCTTTGGAATCCATACTCACCCTTTTCACCTCCAttctcatcatcatcttcttcttgttGTTCTTGTTGTTCTTGTTCTTCcctttcatcatcttcataaTACACTTTACAACTCCCTGAACAAGTCTCACATGGCACGAATCTGATATCCCCACAAGCTTCACAAGCTCCACTACCTCCCCCATTGCCATCACCATCATCACCCACCATTTCACACCCTTCGACAGCCTTCTCTAGCTTTCCTTCTTCATGCATTCGCCTTACTTCTTCAGCTCCACCGATGTATTTTTCCCCCACAAATACCCTTGGTAATCCACCTTTAAACCCTTCTCCTATTAGCTCTTTCAATTCCTCTTTGAACCCTGAATGCATTGAAACATCTCGTTCATCGATACGAACTCCCAAGCCTTTCAAAATCACTCTAACTTCACAACAATCCTCGTATGTCTTTCGAACACCTCTTAAACTTGTAAAATACAGAACAACCTTATCCTTTTTAAGTGATTCCCTAAAGCTAGAAATGATTTCGGGGTCGAAATCTGTGACCCCCAAATCAGCTTTATTATCATCAGTGTCTTGAATTTGAAGCCACTTAGGCTTtggaacatcaaaagaaaaactCCTGAAATGACCTGGAGATCGAAGGGGACTAATATCTTCAAGCCCTGCCATCATTTCCCATGTATTGATTGTTTCAGGCTCTCCAGGAGGAGTCCGAATAGGCGTCTTGGGGACAACTTTTGGAATCTTATCTTCAAGCATTTTCGACCATATTTTGGCTTCAATCACTTTCATATTCAAcccttttctctcttcttcaacTTCCTTCAAATCCCCATTGATTTTGGAGCCGTTTTCAAAAGCTGCAACGTTGATGGTGCCGCCATTGCTGTGGTGGTTGTCTTCTAGCTTGAGAGTGCCTAATGTTGTGGATGTTAACGCTACGACATGGTAGCTATCGCCTGTGTGCTGAGCCGGATGATGAACATGCATCGAATAGCTTCTTGGAACAGGCGAATAAGGAGCCCGGCAATGGCGGCATCGTTTTTGCTTGGAACTAGCACAACCCATAAAAAAAAACaggggaaaagaaaaagggaaaacagTGAAgaaaaatatgggaattttgaaatgtgatttgatgaataagACTAAGAGAACATCCCTTGTTAAATGAGCTGGATTTGTGAGGTTTTGGTGGagattaaatcattaaaaattgggGATGAAATAAAGAAATGTTGCTGATGATGCAACAAAGGAgagaaaacccaaaaaataaaaataaaaaaccagaGAATTCCTAGGAAGCTTCACTTGCAGAAAAGATCCAATAAGCAGACATGATTTTATTCATCATTTACCAGATTTATCTAATCAAATaaagtttgaaaaagaaaactGAAGATACCCAGATGAGGAATTGGATGAATCAAGTGAAAAGAAGAAATGGGTTTCAGAGATCTCGGGATTTGGAACAGAAAAGAAGAGCCAAAAAAAATGGGTTTTCTTTTGCAGAAATGATTGAGAAGAAAACaacaagaggaagaagaagaacaatGGGAATGCACAACAAAGtcaaaaagtaaatatatatgaatttgaagGTTATAAAAACAAAAGGGGGAAATTTTTTCAGAAAgattgatttttcaaaatcaacattCAACAGCTGATTAATGactttttcttttattccttTTTGAATTGTTGAGAGATGGGAGTGAGAGACGGAATTGTAGGTGAGATGAAGCTTTTAATGACTAAAAAAACgaagagaataaaaaataaaaaaaaataaaagtaatagagAATATACTTTATTTATCAAAtgatgattataatattttatcaGAATCtttatttatagacataagaagtaaAAAATAAGTAGATGTTTAATCCAAATCACTATTAAAATTTAGAGTACATCACAACTATATCTTGATCATGATAGACatccatttaataaaatatttttaacatattatactttttttctacttttcttttattaataatattattgcaacaacttttttttttacccAACTTAGACTTACTCAAATGttttctaaaatattaaatattttatactttcaataatttcaaataaaaatatttaatatgaaatttttaacataaaaatcaatttattctttgatataatctataataattaatttacttattttttaatacaATGATATTGAGACCTCTTCGAACATTTATGcacaaaaagaaaattataatatgTGCAAACACATATTGAAGTTGCTTGATTCTGTCGCATTAATCACTTGGTTTTCGAAATCTTGTTTAGGTATAAAgtctttcttttatattattttaaatttatcattattttttaaaatttattttattaatatatacataatttgtttaaaaagtgttaATTCTActtgacaaataaaaaaaattaaagtgtttTGAGTGAAGTTTTAGAAATTTGTTGGTGTTTGGATTAAGAAATGATTCATATTAATCTTTGAATTTACATTAAAAACACTTAATCAAGTATTTGATGTTtgtctttaaaaaaaagttaggTTTTTTTGGGAGTATTAAGTATTAACCTACCtcaactaaatatttttttaaaaattctaaaaaaaaaaatttggataacATTCTTATTTAGCTATTTAAATTTTAGTACCAGTTTAATATTGTTTCTAAAAGGTACTTTTGGgcaaaaaaagaatatttttggGAAGAATATAAAATTTTCTACATCTGTCAAAAACACTTTTGGGCCGATTTTTGaatattgtaaaatattttttctctCAAAAAACATCTTgtttagtaatatttttatttcgaaagtatttttattccaaaaatatttttttaaaataatgctAAACTGCTTTTCTAGTAGTTTTCCTAATGTTATATTCttattaaaaacacatttaataaacATGAAAGAATATAATAACcgtaatcaaatatatttaaatgcAATTAacatgatatatttattatatctacaatattaatataattaaatacttttattatattaatatttaagtaaaatttatgGGTTAGTATTTTAGCTAAAAAATTACTAGAAGACTAaactttgaataataaaagaaaataattgaaatgattataaaatttctcatttttaattttgtatttttgttgGTGGAAAAATGGAATAATTATAAAGGTCAACAAAACGCGGGAATTAATGCTTAAATGACTATCAGTCTTTTTCTACGTATACCAATCGCTTACTGCACGTGAAAACGTATTTCAATCATACGGTTATTCATAGATTCTACTCACTGATTTAAGGGGATATTGACCGTCCGATAGTTTGTGCATTAGACTGTCTGTCAACGTGCGTGGGGAAAACAACTTTTGAAATGAAACTCtttgatttgtttttgttttgattgttaggcataatattaaatttagctatcaacgtttacatttttttttcaatttggccGTTATTCTTTTTTTAGCTAATTTTGACcttcaaccttttaaaaaaagtCGCATTTGActattaacctttcaaaaagagttaaattgttgttttttaaaatagaaatattgactaaaacattaatttttaaacatggtAGCTCGAATGACAatccatatgtaacacccctcacccggtcTAGTTACCAGACCTAGGCCACTAGACACTACAGTAAATAACAAAATTGACACATGCAATTTAATTCAAGTATTTTATTCAAAACAATACTGAATCATCATTTCGCTAACAAATCAAGTCTTGCATGCAAAATTTGAACTTAATTCGAGCTTACGAAGGCTTTAAAGTCAATTTTGAAACATACAtggactaatttaaaatatttcagaAAAGGTTGGGTAAAAGTGTgtaaaatagggtcacacagctgtgtgataGGCTCAGGACATGTAAAGTAGGGTCACATGATTGTGTCGTCAGGCCGTGCGAGAGACTGTGATCGTATTCAACCAAAACCACCCTGACAATACAGAGCACACGAATGTGTCacttgcccgtgtgtgacacacgaccgtgtggtagcCTGTGTATGCCAAAATAATGTCTTAATCTGCAAATTGCCAAATCAACCATTACATATGCCAAAAGTATTCACTTACCCATTcttttaacctattcaaaatgcaccaaaagcataccaaaatgcacCATTTCCTAACTCGATGCCTCAGGACACCTCAATCACATTGAACACAACATGTAACATCTCAattcatttaaacatttaatacCAAACATTCATTCCATTCAACACCAACCATACATAAATGCTCATTCCATTCCCTAATTTCATCAACTAAATATTCATTTGACCAAACAAATTTCAAGGCTTATAAGCATACCATATAACATGTTAGAACTTTACTCATTTAAGCACCTTATACCATTTCCATCATCTTACCATTTCACCTTATTTAGCAATCAATTGACATTCACAATTATACATTTCATCACATTGATCACATATCAAAACAACATTCAAGATAGCACAACCATTTAGCAAGACTTATAAGCATGTCATCTTATAAACATGAACAAGTGATTATGCACATATCAAAACATTATATATCAACCAAGGTGACCTTTAACATAACGAGCCTATATGCATGCCACAAAATCAATCCATAAACCATAAAAGATCTACCGAGTCAGAAGTTGGATAGTGTAAGCTCTTAATTAATCCAATATTCACATTCTGCAAAATATCTACAGGATAGGAAACGCAATACGAATAAGCATtataaatacttagtaagctcatagatATTAAAATCGTAAACTTACCTCATAACTGAACTAACATAACTATGTTTCCTGTCAACATGTCACAACCGAATGGCATACTACCATATGATAAAGCACGTTTTGTTACAAGTACTTTTAGGGCACGCTTTTTGTTTTACCGTCAGCTCAATTAGCAAAAATGAATTATCTTCTTAAATATACcgtatttaaattatttgaatatgacgGAGGTGGAACTTGACTTTTCTTTAAAGACAAAAATGGACTCAGATTAGTATGCTTCTAGATACATAATTTTTAGAAGAATGACTTAACTTTTATCCTAAAAAACAAATTGGCCTAAACATTTCTAAAAATTAATGATTTAACAAATAACGTGTAAAATGTATTAAGTTGGTGAAAGGATTATGAAGATTTTATACGTTTTCATGATGAAATTTCTTTTCAATCTTTTTGTAAACtttattgaataatttttatcacatattTGAAAAAGATATCAATATGTTGTGGGATCATCATTctaattaattagaaaattttaaagtgGCAAAGTGTGGTCTCGATAATTACATTTACATGCCACCAACTTTTTGGTAACCATGAATGCTCCTATAAATTATCTTCCTAACTTACAAAGTGGGtgaattttattttaagataaaattaattgCCTTTTAACAGATTCATTAATTGGAATATTGGGTTAATGATGTTTGTTGCTATAATAAGTTACATGGCAAAATATAACCACCCAAttcttaattaaatattttactcacaaaaaaaaacaaaattaaatttgacAGCCAGGAGTACACGTGTATCCATGCATGGGGATTGGCTAAACTAATTATTACATTTACGTGAGCAGTGGAATGAATAGCTTCACCATGTCCACATGGTGGAACGTGTCAAATAAAGGTGaccaaaatttaacaattaatataaaaaagtttTCTTCAATAATGGCTGCCCGCTTTCTCCATTACCTTCTCTTTTTCTTAGTGATGCGTAAGttttttttgggttaaaaaaagaattttaaaaataggataaattttaaaaaataatcacttttgtttgcttcagattttattttgatcacttatgtttgaaatgttacgttttagttcaTTTTGTTATGAAGTGGTTATTCTTTTGTTAAACTCTATTACCTCCCTAATAACATTCTTATATGGCAGTCCAAATgtgttttaaatgccaacttggatgtccagttgttgagatgaaaataaatttttaattaaataaatttaatttggattgccacgtaggacatccaagttgatatttaaaattcatttggaCTACCTTTAGGTAGGTAATggagcttaacggtagagtgaccactttgtaacaaaatgataacgtaagtgactaaaacgtacgatttcaaacataagtgactaaaatgtaatttgagaccaataaaaatgactatttttatagtttaccctttaaaaatataagttcaattgttaacctattaaattttttttgttaaattcaagatatttgagtttttttttaagtgtTACAACAgtaaacttaataaaataattttaatagaattaacaattagacttgaattCTAAAATATGAGAAGTAGaggaattaaatttataaaattaaaattagaaaaattaaatttcaaaattacaaatAGTAcatagaattaaaataattttaaattttttatattgatgaatgaattaaaagaaaaaatcttGCAAATTAAAAGTTACTTAACCTCAACAGTTCATGTtgtataaattcaaatttaataatttaaggagaAAATGTGTATTTGTGATCAGTTGAATTGGAAACATttatatctttcaaataaattaatcacattaaaatttatttgaaaataattttgttcTCGATTGATGTTTAAAAAACGTAATTTTCAACCTGATTTGCTGTTTTCAGAATAATATTTTGATATGATTTAATCGTACTGTAAATAGATATAGATTAAcgttttaaaattaaagtatacataaaaaaataaataatgtcacctaaaatattaataaactaactaACTAATCATTAATAAAACGAAGAAAGAAAATTCTCATAGAATCATCCTGTAACAAGTGTATGACCCCCTGGGTTGAACGCCAAAGTTCAGCTCCCACTACACCAGACTTTTTGCCGCGTTTTTAGCGGCGGTTGGataaaaaacgtcgctaaaaatCTATCATTAGCAGCGCTCCACGAAAAATGCTGCagaaaataagcattagcggcgtttttggtaaagtGCCTCAAAAGACTtcagcccaacgacgccgttttctgagctgAGAAGGATTTAGTGGCGATTTTATGAAAGCGCCGCCAATTAtcaatctttagcggcgtttctcgGTAAGCGCCACAAAAAGACTTCCGCCccacgacgccgttttctgagctttcggggatttagtggcgtttttggggaTGCGCCGCAAACGTACTTCAGCCTAACGATGCCGTTTTTGAGCTTTCGggggatttagtggcgttttcatGCAATCGCCGCGAATGCTcaagtctttagcggcgtttttgggaaagcgccgcaaacGTACTTCAGCCGAACGAcaccgttttctgagctttcggggatttagtggcgtttttattaaAGCGTCGCTAATACttagggatttagcggcgtttttgtgaaAGCGCCACAACAATACTTCAGCCCAACaacgccgttttctgagctttcgagGATTTAGTAGCGTTTTTATTAAAGCGCCGTTAATACTCAGGGATTTAACGGCATTTTTGTGAAAGCGCCACAATAATACTTCAgcccaacgacgtcgttttctgaGCTGAGAaggatttagtggcgtttttttgtatgcgccactaatgctcaggtctttagcggcgtttttgggaaagcgccgcaaaaatacTTCAgcccaacgacgtcgtttttttAGCTTTCGGGGATTTGGTGGTGTTTTTATGAAGCGCCACTAATACTGagggatttaaaataatttaaaatatttgttaaaaatggataaattaaaatactattgatttttaatttatgtactaaattatttcaaatataattgtaaaagataagatagtattaattttaaaatatttaatttaattatcattatagtttagggtttaataaatatggttagtgtatatatatggttaatttaggatttaagaccggtttaggagttacaattttaagttttatagattatggaattagagattatggattagggattctggtttaagggttaatgtgatttaaggtttatgggttaggggttaagggttatgggttaggggttagggattaggttaggggttagatgttaagagttagggatttagggtttataaaATTGGTGTTAGGTTAGAGTtcagggtttagattaattagtgtgttttaagtatatattaaataaggtttaggggttaggggttagaggtcatgggttaagggttaagggttaagggttaggggttagggattgggttatggtttaaggtttagattaattagtgttttttaatttatatattaaataaagtttaggggttaggggttaggggttatggATTTGGAGTCGGGTTAGGGATTAAGATTTGGATTAATTAGTActttttaattaacatattaaataagttctttatataattgtaaatgagataataataaattgtaattattattaatttaaaagtgatatgcaatatataataatttgaatataataatttaaaattgtaaaaattgtaaaaaaattgtcaaaattacaaaaaataaaatgaaaataaaaataaaaaagaaataaaaaaactaaaatttttatttttacctaatttttataaatattacttaaaaaactgagattgataattttatctaatttttttaaatattaccgAAATTAAGAAAACTATTCATTAAAATTTGGCAAAACTGCGCTGTTTCAATAGAAAATTTAATGTAGTAGTGGCGTTTttattaaaaacgccgctataaactagacattagcggcgttttataaCCAACGCCGCAAAATATTCTTAATATTGGAGACAAAACGGTGCAGTTTTTGGCTGAGATTCATACCATTTGATAAAAAAGCTGCGCCGTTTTATTATttgcttttagtggcgctttaaaaaaacgccgcaaattaaTGTAACTATGTTTTAAGATTTACGCAAACGCTGCCGTTTTATCTATATTATTAGTGGTGATTGGGCTAAAATGCCAGGAGTTCGAGTTAATCGACTGCATTTGGCCTAATATTTAGTGGCGCTTATGTATAAACGCCGCAATTTACAGAATTGTTTAGGAAAATGGCTCCGTTTTCTTATTTaactttagtggcgcttttagtaaacgccgcaaaaatgttttaatttttatggagACGATGCCGTTTTCTCTAAAATGCCATGAGTTTGAGTTAAATGATCGGGAAACGACAGCGTTTGATCATATTACTAGTGGCGCTGGTATATAAAAACCGCAAATTACAGAAATTGTTTAGGAAAACGGCTTCGTTTTCTTATttacttttagtggcgcttttagtAAACGCCGCAAAAATGTTTCAATTTTTATGGAGACGATGCCGTTTTCTCTAAAACGCCATGAGTTTCAGTTAACTGATCGGGAAACGACAGCGTTTGATCATATTACTAGTGGCGCTGGTATACAAACGCCGCAAATGggttaattattttgatgaaaactACGTCGTTTTTTCCCATCCTTTTGACTGAAGCTAAAACCCGATTCTCCATCCCCAACCTCTCATTCTCCCAAACCCCTAAAATTTCCCTAATCCCTTACTGCATCACAACCTCTCATTCTCCCAAACCGTCTGCTTCACTGCAACAACGCCTCCGTCCGTGTCTGGTGCCGCAACCGTTCGGTAAGTTCAACTacttccttcatcttcttcatgCACGAATGTTTCTGGAATACCGAATTTGAACAAATATTTACGAATTGCGTACAGTAAAAAGGGTCTTTTGAATATATCTGGAATTTGGGGCTTTTGAGCATTTggattttctcatttcaatttgaATCATTTACTGCTGTTCTGTCGAAAATTAGTTTCCATTGCTACCATGTTGAATCATTTACTGCTGTTCTGTCGAAAATTGCAAAATTGTTCAAAACCTATTGAATGATATCTATTAATATTTGCTATGGCAGGGCTACTATACTACTATTAGAAAAAATCCAATAGTGGCAAGGAACTGAACACTACAGCACTGTTCAAAACTTGTAAGTTCAAATTTCTAAAGAGCAAAGTAATATTTTTGGTTGAAATCTTAGATtcaatctttttttattattattttttataatatatttaaaatttatatacatttttaatatatattatatatagttttaattgcTACCATGTTGAATCATTTACTGCTGTTCTGTTGAAAATTGCAAAACTGTTCAAAACCTATTGAATGATATCTATTAATATTTGCTATGGCAGGGCTACTATACTACTATTAGAAAAAATCCAATAGTGGCAAGGAACTGAACACTACAGCACTGTTCAAAACTTGTAAGTTCAAACTTCTAAAGAGCAAAGTAATATTTTTGGTTGAAATCtgagattcaattttttttttgatttttttcttttataatatacttaaaatttatatacatttttaatatataatatatatagttttaatatCTAGTTTAAAATggatataaatttatatacattttttgatTCAATCTCTTTATTATatatagttttctttttctttatttaggaGCAGAAACTATAAACTGATTCATAATCAAATTTAGACTTTGCTTAAATCATCAAATGTATTTATTTGTTCGGATTTCTTTCATGAAAATCAATTCTTTTACTTGGTAACAAATCTTGCAGCTTTGAAAGGAATATGGACACAGAAATTTCTGTTTCTCTAGCATGTTATGTTTCTGTACCATTTTTATGTttctttattttctgttttttgttctgttttctgttttctattttttgttttctgttttgcTATTTTCTGTTGAATGAAGTGTTTATCAAGTGGAAACAAAAACCGAGTGGTTCCCCCACTGCTCCATCTTGAGGAGGTTGTCCAGTTTAGATTAATTTGTATCAGCAGTTTGCTAAACATTGAGAAAAATATTATTTGTCAAAATCATCAATTAAAGTTTTTCTTTTGATGTGGTTCTGAGTTTTGTGATGACAAAAGGATGTTAGAGAGGATTGGTTCAATTTGATGATTCTATCGATCAAGTAACAACATTATGAATCTCAACTTGTATAGTACTGTGTGCTGTAAAGGAAAATAAACATAATACATAGGCAACAATGATTTTGAcacattttagtttttatttaacttattaatattaaaaaagtatatattcatatattttatcataac from Gossypium hirsutum isolate 1008001.06 chromosome D04, Gossypium_hirsutum_v2.1, whole genome shotgun sequence encodes:
- the LOC107886862 gene encoding uncharacterized protein At3g28850, translating into MGCASSKQKRCRHCRAPYSPVPRSYSMHVHHPAQHTGDSYHVVALTSTTLGTLKLEDNHHSNGGTINVAAFENGSKINGDLKEVEEERKGLNMKVIEAKIWSKMLEDKIPKVVPKTPIRTPPGEPETINTWEMMAGLEDISPLRSPGHFRSFSFDVPKPKWLQIQDTDDNKADLGVTDFDPEIISSFRESLKKDKVVLYFTSLRGVRKTYEDCCEVRVILKGLGVRIDERDVSMHSGFKEELKELIGEGFKGGLPRVFVGEKYIGGAEEVRRMHEEGKLEKAVEGCEMVGDDGDGNGGGSGACEACGDIRFVPCETCSGSCKVYYEDDEREEQEQQEQQEEDDDENGGEKGEYGFQRCPDCNENGLIRCPICCY